One Thermoplasma volcanium GSS1 genomic window carries:
- a CDS encoding TRM11 family SAM-dependent methyltransferase, which yields MTELDDWTFNKSYTREYTHIYHDYPARMIPQVARKLLYLYGSNAKTVFDPYCGTGTSLVEAMLLGINGIGTDLNPLAQLIAKAKTNAYIDYKSVISEIEKFNENADKLDPIVPNIKNIDFWFSKNVSIKLGKIKAYIESIEDENIKQFFMVAFSETVRESSNARKDEFKLVRYKEYKLKNWNPDPFEIINIKLNRNLKGLIDFKKKIASLNEIPYVKIYNYNSVNEIPNNDIPEDFADIVVTSPPYGDSHTTVAYGQYSRLSSEWLSLIGNENIDNKLMGGSKSPIIEDFPSLPLNEAIQAIEKKNKKRAIEVSSFYRDLQMSIKNVGRVLKSNGYACYVVANRTVNSVILPTSYAIKDIFEYYGFEYIKTYIRDIPNKRMPSVNSPTNVAGETSKTMLKEHIVVMKKM from the coding sequence ATAACAGAATTAGATGACTGGACATTCAATAAATCCTATACGAGGGAATACACACATATTTACCATGATTACCCTGCAAGGATGATACCTCAAGTTGCAAGAAAACTTCTATATTTATATGGATCCAATGCTAAAACAGTATTCGATCCATACTGTGGCACAGGCACTTCATTAGTCGAGGCCATGTTGCTTGGCATAAATGGAATAGGCACAGACCTAAATCCATTGGCACAGTTAATTGCAAAAGCGAAAACCAATGCATATATTGATTATAAAAGTGTGATCTCGGAGATAGAAAAATTTAATGAAAATGCCGACAAATTAGATCCTATAGTACCGAATATTAAAAACATCGATTTCTGGTTCAGCAAAAATGTATCTATTAAATTAGGAAAGATAAAGGCATACATCGAATCAATAGAAGACGAAAATATAAAGCAATTCTTCATGGTAGCATTTAGCGAGACAGTAAGGGAAAGCTCAAATGCAAGAAAAGATGAGTTCAAGCTTGTTCGGTATAAGGAATATAAGCTTAAAAATTGGAATCCAGACCCATTTGAAATAATAAATATAAAACTAAATAGAAACCTTAAAGGCTTAATAGATTTTAAAAAGAAAATAGCGAGTCTTAATGAAATTCCATACGTAAAAATATATAATTACAATTCTGTAAATGAAATACCAAATAATGACATACCAGAAGATTTTGCTGATATCGTCGTGACGTCACCTCCATACGGTGACTCGCATACTACTGTAGCATACGGCCAATATTCGAGATTATCATCTGAATGGCTATCATTAATAGGCAATGAAAATATTGACAATAAATTAATGGGCGGTAGCAAATCACCGATTATAGAAGATTTTCCTTCTTTGCCATTAAATGAAGCAATACAAGCGATAGAAAAAAAGAACAAGAAACGTGCCATTGAAGTGTCATCATTCTACCGTGATTTGCAAATGTCAATAAAAAACGTTGGCAGGGTATTAAAAAGCAACGGATACGCATGCTATGTAGTTGCTAATAGAACAGTAAATTCTGTTATACTTCCAACATCCTATGCTATAAAGGATATATTCGAATACTACGGCTTCGAATACATAAAAACATATATTAGAGATATACCTAACAAAAGGATGCCATCAGTGAATAGCCCTACCAATGTAGCTGGGGAGACATCTAAAACTATGCTGAAAGAACATATAGTAGTAATGAAAAAAATGTGA
- a CDS encoding helix-turn-helix transcriptional regulator, which yields MSTENEIIILLKKDGPKRLDELAKELGISNMAVLRHMEKLEATGVVERRTFKGKQGRPYFKFSIKEIGASQITNSDGKILLDLISFLSENGHEKILDNFLEWRYSQQIIEYRKQMSGEDSDQKFLTLVKLRYDDCYFPEYSVRDGIYEITEYNCPIFRIAQKDGYACELERKLFENTTGFDVEYTHRQVDGAYSCKFILRKKPFD from the coding sequence ATGTCAACTGAAAATGAGATAATTATCCTGCTAAAAAAAGATGGCCCAAAGCGACTCGACGAACTTGCTAAAGAGTTAGGCATTTCAAACATGGCCGTTTTAAGGCATATGGAGAAGTTGGAGGCAACTGGAGTGGTTGAACGCAGGACCTTCAAGGGAAAGCAGGGAAGGCCATATTTTAAGTTCTCAATTAAGGAAATAGGAGCATCACAAATAACTAACTCCGATGGAAAGATCCTATTGGACTTAATCTCATTCCTTTCAGAGAATGGACACGAAAAGATTCTTGACAATTTTCTTGAATGGCGGTATTCGCAGCAGATAATCGAGTATAGAAAACAGATGAGTGGAGAAGATAGTGATCAGAAGTTTCTTACGCTAGTAAAATTGAGGTATGATGACTGTTATTTCCCTGAGTATTCTGTGCGAGATGGCATTTACGAGATCACAGAATACAACTGCCCTATATTTCGGATAGCGCAGAAGGATGGATACGCTTGCGAACTTGAAAGAAAGCTTTTTGAAAACACTACTGGGTTTGACGTAGAATACACTCATAGGCAGGTTGATGGAGCATACTCCTGCAAATTCATTCTGAGGAAAAAGCCTTTTGACTAA
- a CDS encoding APC family permease, with product MRNNSHFKESKIGTLKSNVHGFVDLFALSTSSVAPAFSIAASYGVIAMYLGFHSISAIILVFPVWLASSFIFRKFNRLYPNAGASYHWGNIAVSKVYGSGQSWIITLAYLLSIPPIVIPAGEYTGDLLYSIGAIPQTALSNPVEIFSLGTFWVFVTLVASLLGARPTAKLTELFLAVEVSVIAMFVVIAVMSLHDSVVNRPSISWFIPPIASRNEYVNLLSSLPIIATVLDGWEIDSYASEESVNRERWPGTTGVIGLVLVFTIYVVTMTLMQSEVPIKVLSSSVDPLYAWGMFVAPKYAIVMDLAVIASTASSLWLTTYILSRAWYAMSREGLLPSYLGYLSKTRLVPYVGLILISALAELVNFLMIFSRSIEGFFSVLLSFSGVFLMAEFSMDSLTGIVLFLRNKDLEFRKLYLIVSVLTFVSFTAMICSWVYSELRYSAIFISLVMPALVIAMLERMKDRGKSSVQNA from the coding sequence ATGAGGAACAACTCACACTTCAAAGAGAGCAAAATAGGCACGTTGAAGTCTAACGTACATGGCTTTGTTGACCTCTTCGCCCTCTCCACCTCAAGTGTGGCTCCAGCCTTCAGCATAGCAGCGTCCTATGGTGTAATAGCCATGTACCTTGGATTTCACTCTATTTCCGCAATAATTTTGGTTTTTCCTGTCTGGCTTGCCTCCTCCTTTATCTTTCGGAAGTTTAACAGGCTGTACCCGAACGCAGGTGCCTCCTACCACTGGGGAAATATTGCAGTATCAAAGGTTTATGGTTCCGGCCAGTCTTGGATAATAACGCTCGCATACCTGCTGTCGATTCCGCCAATCGTCATTCCGGCCGGTGAATACACCGGGGATCTGCTTTACAGCATTGGAGCCATACCTCAAACGGCTCTTTCAAACCCAGTTGAAATATTCTCATTAGGTACATTCTGGGTTTTTGTTACGCTTGTAGCATCGCTTTTAGGGGCAAGGCCAACCGCGAAACTCACAGAATTATTCTTGGCTGTTGAGGTATCCGTTATAGCCATGTTCGTAGTAATTGCAGTTATGTCTCTTCATGACAGCGTCGTTAACAGGCCGTCAATCAGTTGGTTCATACCGCCTATTGCCTCCAGAAATGAATACGTAAACCTTCTTTCTTCACTCCCCATAATAGCCACGGTTCTAGATGGATGGGAAATAGATTCGTACGCATCGGAGGAATCGGTTAACAGGGAGAGGTGGCCCGGAACGACAGGAGTAATCGGCCTCGTCCTAGTCTTTACGATATACGTTGTAACTATGACGCTGATGCAGTCAGAAGTCCCTATAAAGGTCCTTTCATCTAGCGTCGACCCTCTTTATGCGTGGGGCATGTTCGTGGCCCCAAAATATGCAATCGTAATGGATCTAGCTGTCATAGCTTCAACTGCAAGCTCTCTATGGCTGACGACCTATATTCTCAGCAGGGCCTGGTATGCTATGTCCAGAGAGGGCCTGCTGCCGTCTTATCTTGGATACCTAAGTAAAACAAGGCTTGTGCCCTACGTGGGGCTGATCCTAATATCCGCATTGGCCGAATTAGTTAATTTCCTTATGATATTCTCAAGATCCATAGAAGGCTTCTTCTCTGTGCTTCTTTCATTTTCAGGTGTATTTCTTATGGCTGAGTTCTCTATGGATTCACTTACCGGAATAGTGCTTTTTCTCAGGAATAAAGATCTTGAATTTCGCAAGCTTTACCTCATAGTCTCTGTCCTCACATTTGTTTCCTTCACAGCCATGATATGTTCTTGGGTATATTCTGAGCTCAGATATTCCGCCATTTTTATCTCTTTAGTGATGCCAGCCTTAGTGATTGCAATGTTAGAAAGAATGAAGGATCGGGGAAAGAGTTCAGTGCAAAATGCATGA
- a CDS encoding MvaI/BcnI family restriction endonuclease, with amino-acid sequence MSQPVYSKQELIERLKEIRDKGWIQNRRKGNTGGIGNTLEDLLEIKENNLPIPNSAEWELKTHRKNNGSLTTLFHSEPSPRSLKIVPSILLPYYGWKHEKAGTKYPDSEMSFRQTINAVTRTDRGFCIVIDYDEEKILISFDPGKVSPKHKEWLTSVEERVGHIGELDIQPYWGFDDLFHTAGSKLLNCFYIDAEVKKEGDQEYYLYKDIYMLRKFSKQKFIKAIQNGIVLIDFDARTGHNHGTKFRIREDKIPILYEEVSMF; translated from the coding sequence ATGTCGCAACCAGTTTACTCTAAACAAGAGCTTATTGAGAGGTTAAAAGAAATAAGGGATAAAGGATGGATTCAAAATAGAAGAAAGGGCAATACAGGCGGTATAGGCAATACACTTGAAGATCTTCTCGAAATAAAGGAAAACAATCTACCTATACCAAACTCAGCTGAGTGGGAACTTAAGACACATAGAAAAAACAATGGATCGTTAACCACACTTTTTCATTCAGAGCCGTCTCCAAGATCCTTGAAAATAGTGCCTTCAATATTACTACCATATTATGGCTGGAAACACGAAAAGGCTGGAACAAAATACCCTGACTCGGAAATGAGTTTCAGACAAACTATAAATGCCGTTACCAGAACAGATAGAGGTTTCTGTATAGTTATTGATTATGACGAAGAAAAAATACTAATATCGTTCGATCCAGGAAAGGTATCTCCAAAGCACAAAGAATGGCTTACGAGTGTAGAAGAGAGAGTTGGGCATATTGGAGAACTTGATATACAACCATACTGGGGTTTTGACGATCTTTTTCACACAGCAGGGTCCAAACTATTAAATTGTTTCTATATAGATGCTGAAGTAAAAAAAGAAGGTGATCAAGAATATTACCTTTACAAAGATATATACATGCTCAGAAAATTCAGCAAACAGAAATTTATAAAAGCAATTCAAAATGGTATTGTTTTGATAGATTTTGATGCAAGAACAGGGCATAATCATGGTACGAAATTTAGGATCAGAGAGGATAAAATACCAATTTTATATGAAGAAGTATCAATGTTCTAA
- a CDS encoding alpha/beta hydrolase-fold protein, translated as MKTEIVEIESECLKDNFLKDDWKRQILVYRPDDAEGGLPLFIELAGTNWRPRTHNKFSLIIEKLFSSGLKAVVLNPNFSTRYNMNQYLNSPAVGSYEDFIVKELIPYFKDKYGTDHTALFGKSSGGFGSYTLAARHPDIIDGFADHFGDSCFFYLYADDMAAAFRYIQRHGKSESVKMLTSHMPSDDEMKVLNVIGSSAFYSPDMNDVNGFDLPFDEDTGELIEDVWQRWVQFDPAKNVLKYSGALKKMKAIYLDVGTNDEYKLYIGTRALHKKLGLANIDHYYEEFNGGHFGNSERYLYSLPFLYRKLNDTA; from the coding sequence ATGAAAACTGAGATCGTGGAGATAGAAAGCGAGTGCTTGAAAGATAACTTCCTTAAAGATGACTGGAAGAGGCAAATATTAGTTTACAGGCCTGACGATGCAGAGGGCGGCCTGCCACTTTTTATAGAGCTTGCAGGCACAAACTGGAGGCCAAGGACGCACAACAAATTCTCATTAATAATTGAAAAATTATTCTCATCTGGTTTAAAAGCTGTAGTCTTAAACCCTAATTTTTCCACAAGATATAATATGAACCAATACTTGAATTCACCAGCCGTCGGCAGTTACGAAGATTTCATCGTCAAAGAATTAATACCATATTTCAAGGATAAATATGGCACGGATCATACAGCGCTTTTCGGAAAATCCTCCGGAGGCTTCGGCTCGTATACACTCGCCGCCAGGCACCCAGACATAATAGATGGTTTTGCTGACCACTTTGGAGACAGCTGCTTCTTTTATCTCTACGCTGATGATATGGCAGCGGCCTTTAGATACATCCAACGTCATGGTAAATCTGAGAGCGTAAAGATGCTCACATCTCACATGCCCAGCGATGATGAGATGAAAGTTCTAAACGTTATAGGAAGCTCTGCGTTTTATTCTCCTGATATGAATGATGTTAACGGCTTCGACTTGCCGTTTGATGAAGACACAGGAGAACTAATAGAGGACGTATGGCAGAGATGGGTTCAGTTTGATCCTGCAAAGAATGTACTAAAATATTCTGGGGCTTTAAAAAAGATGAAGGCTATTTACCTGGATGTAGGAACAAATGATGAATATAAGCTGTATATAGGTACTAGGGCACTTCATAAGAAACTAGGTTTAGCTAACATCGATCATTACTATGAAGAATTCAACGGAGGACACTTTGGGAACTCTGAAAGATACCTGTATTCTCTGCCTTTCCTTTACAGAAAATTAAATGACACGGCATAG
- a CDS encoding ABC transporter substrate-binding protein, with protein sequence MIGNSQQSGGRKKLFALITALVIVIVVLAVLDFYHPAPASASATSPSFSSQAKVWSPFNITIKTSTAFSKINVFFGDGTESTIDYNGSNIVKIEHIYESPGIAFVFYTVDFPDGYIYSSTDSLIKVTVLPSPSYINSRESLGVISYNTSLSSKPEVPGEAIFSPGSHVAIAAGYQNEPMNSSYMIVKQVVDIAYGQFKPITINYLWNSSASAYEEPVYYYNVTFNSPGLYPVILYTYTAKVNSTTGIVSGSYQVSSVFYDIAVFSRASIEQSSTVFVYLSAAVGGPTSLDPDVDYGVNGYQITLNTLQTLVTWNGSSSTTFVPQLASQLPSTTNGGINTNYKNYTVHAPWGISYTVHIKPYENYTFHIRSNATWQNGQPVTAWDVEYSIARSLLFVDGSPSTPGWIRAQYLLPGNYYTSNTFWNITQNITVNNATNNITFHFQEPLSPVLVFNIFAAIGGEILDPQWLQEHGAGIPWSPEGFKEYQTEGNAGSYDEYVEHNVFADGPYEIAYQVPSSTIVLIKNPYFSPPGPWYPAPKIGEIIIEYISSTSTRVLAMKSQHASAISIPTSYWSEVESLEKQGIAKVYPFNMLGIYYYAFNFNINSSILDIYYHGANVPEYLFTSLNARRAFAYAYPYQQYLDYDVGNAIYNITFGERYAGVLAKGMLGYQSIGELNNTTTGVPYFSLSIAARYWSHVNLSKYGITESSGKYLFDGKPLVIPIFVFAGDSVDLAGATLWGQYLSEIIQGASFPVIPVSDSEFSGFLVNGQNPMPIYLATWFPDYPYPSDYLYSLAYPSNGTFIPGSNSFIPQTFLTTGHMNQYRNVTLMETYYEEAFSATNLTIAINYYHKMNEMLVNMTELVYVQQVNGFWVVSPNLNSTAITRYQENVMFASGGDLLFNYLYFS encoded by the coding sequence ATGATTGGCAATTCTCAGCAAAGTGGAGGCAGAAAAAAACTTTTCGCATTAATCACAGCTCTTGTTATAGTTATTGTCGTACTTGCCGTGCTAGATTTCTATCATCCTGCACCTGCCAGCGCCTCTGCAACTTCTCCCTCGTTCTCCAGCCAAGCTAAAGTATGGTCACCGTTTAATATTACAATCAAAACATCGACCGCTTTTTCTAAAATCAACGTGTTTTTCGGGGATGGCACTGAATCCACCATCGACTATAACGGATCCAACATAGTCAAAATCGAACACATTTACGAAAGCCCTGGCATAGCCTTTGTATTTTATACAGTAGACTTCCCAGACGGATACATTTATTCTTCTACAGATTCTTTGATAAAAGTAACTGTACTGCCCTCTCCTTCCTACATAAACAGCAGAGAATCCCTTGGTGTTATATCTTATAATACCTCCCTGTCATCAAAACCCGAGGTTCCAGGCGAAGCCATATTCTCACCTGGTTCTCATGTTGCAATAGCTGCAGGTTACCAGAATGAACCAATGAACTCTTCGTACATGATAGTAAAGCAGGTCGTTGATATAGCCTACGGCCAATTTAAGCCTATTACTATAAATTATCTGTGGAATTCATCGGCTTCTGCTTACGAGGAACCGGTCTATTACTATAACGTTACGTTTAATTCACCAGGTCTGTATCCTGTGATCCTGTATACATACACAGCTAAGGTTAATTCAACCACAGGCATTGTATCTGGAAGTTATCAAGTTTCATCTGTATTCTACGACATAGCCGTATTTTCAAGGGCATCCATAGAGCAATCTTCAACAGTATTTGTATATCTATCGGCTGCAGTTGGAGGGCCAACTTCGCTTGATCCGGATGTAGACTATGGTGTAAACGGATACCAGATAACACTAAATACACTTCAGACCTTAGTAACATGGAACGGATCATCTTCAACTACATTCGTCCCGCAGCTCGCTTCTCAGCTCCCATCAACAACTAACGGCGGCATAAATACGAATTACAAGAATTACACTGTGCACGCCCCATGGGGAATTAGCTACACAGTTCACATAAAGCCCTATGAAAACTACACTTTCCACATAAGGTCTAACGCTACATGGCAGAACGGGCAGCCTGTAACAGCATGGGATGTTGAGTATTCAATAGCCAGGTCGCTGCTATTTGTAGATGGATCGCCAAGTACTCCCGGATGGATAAGGGCCCAGTACCTGCTTCCTGGAAACTATTATACCTCTAACACGTTCTGGAACATAACCCAGAACATTACTGTAAATAATGCAACTAACAATATAACGTTCCACTTCCAGGAACCATTGAGCCCGGTTCTTGTATTCAATATATTCGCTGCTATAGGAGGTGAAATACTTGATCCGCAGTGGCTACAGGAGCATGGTGCTGGGATACCTTGGTCACCGGAGGGTTTCAAAGAGTATCAGACTGAGGGGAACGCTGGTTCTTACGATGAATACGTTGAGCATAACGTCTTTGCAGACGGGCCGTACGAAATAGCTTACCAAGTTCCAAGCAGTACTATAGTGCTAATTAAAAATCCATACTTTAGCCCACCTGGGCCATGGTATCCAGCTCCAAAGATAGGGGAAATAATCATAGAATATATATCGAGTACTTCTACACGCGTACTTGCGATGAAATCGCAGCACGCGTCTGCAATATCGATACCAACCTCCTATTGGTCCGAGGTCGAATCACTTGAAAAACAAGGGATTGCGAAAGTCTATCCATTTAATATGCTCGGGATCTATTATTACGCTTTTAATTTCAACATAAACTCATCAATATTGGATATATATTACCACGGTGCAAATGTCCCTGAATATCTCTTCACAAGCCTCAACGCAAGGAGGGCCTTTGCCTATGCATACCCATACCAGCAGTACCTGGACTACGATGTAGGCAATGCAATATACAACATTACATTTGGCGAAAGGTATGCCGGTGTGCTCGCAAAAGGCATGTTGGGCTATCAATCAATAGGTGAATTAAACAATACAACTACAGGAGTGCCATACTTTAGCCTTTCCATCGCAGCAAGGTATTGGTCTCACGTTAACCTGTCTAAGTACGGTATTACCGAAAGTAGTGGAAAATATTTATTTGACGGCAAGCCGCTCGTAATACCAATATTCGTATTTGCTGGTGATAGCGTAGACCTGGCAGGAGCTACACTCTGGGGGCAATACCTTTCAGAAATTATCCAAGGAGCTTCATTCCCAGTTATACCAGTAAGTGACAGTGAATTTTCAGGCTTTCTTGTCAACGGCCAGAATCCTATGCCGATATATCTTGCTACTTGGTTCCCAGACTATCCGTATCCATCAGACTATTTATACTCGTTAGCATATCCTTCCAATGGTACATTTATACCTGGATCAAACTCATTCATACCTCAGACTTTCTTAACTACCGGACACATGAACCAATACAGAAACGTTACACTTATGGAGACGTACTATGAAGAAGCTTTCTCGGCCACTAACTTAACTATAGCGATAAACTACTACCATAAGATGAACGAAATGCTAGTAAACATGACCGAATTGGTTTACGTACAACAGGTCAACGGGTTCTGGGTGGTCTCTCCGAACCTTAACTCAACTGCTATAACACGCTATCAAGAAAACGTAATGTTTGCAAGTGGCGGCGATTTACTTTTCAACTATCTTTATTTCTCATAA
- a CDS encoding DUF309 domain-containing protein: MRILIFTDRPLDLECGNRKVIIRKHTNMLEMDADLSSLDVLEGLEYKEARIIGDREPSFAFAPYSSKNVEILSREERYWEAHEVVEDMWRSLNHPSGLQKLILLLASQIHCQMGDCAHAEDLFIRYKDFLEQVGVEPVASTFTYPITILSSHVDLLSLIG; encoded by the coding sequence ATGAGGATTCTCATCTTTACAGATAGGCCCTTGGACCTTGAATGTGGCAATAGAAAGGTGATAATCAGGAAGCACACCAACATGCTTGAGATGGATGCGGATCTATCGTCACTAGACGTCCTTGAAGGGCTTGAATACAAAGAGGCTAGGATAATCGGAGATAGAGAGCCTTCATTTGCCTTTGCACCATATTCATCTAAGAATGTCGAGATCTTAAGCAGGGAGGAAAGATACTGGGAGGCCCATGAGGTCGTGGAGGATATGTGGAGATCATTAAATCACCCATCAGGCCTGCAAAAACTCATTTTGCTCTTGGCCTCGCAGATACACTGCCAGATGGGGGATTGCGCTCACGCTGAGGATCTTTTTATCCGCTACAAAGATTTTCTCGAACAAGTTGGTGTAGAACCCGTTGCAAGCACTTTTACCTATCCCATCACAATACTTTCATCGCATGTGGATCTCCTGTCCTTGATTGGTTAA
- a CDS encoding MvaI/BcnI family restriction endonuclease, translated as MDINQFIEKFKQIETKGFVKSMRRGPTGIGMTLESLLGIKENNISLPDLDGIELKAHRDNSMNLITLFTFNRGAWIMNPLEAVRKYGTLDKNGRLGLYFTMNFTPNSAGLYLFADNEAVSVRHINGDVLVKWNFNDLEDQFKRKVPALIIAYARTEYRGNDEYFQFYKAVLLKGTTKDIIRESIKNNIILIDLRLHDKGTMARNHGTGFRIYEKNLPLVFSNTEVIA; from the coding sequence ATGGACATAAACCAATTTATTGAAAAATTTAAACAAATAGAAACGAAAGGCTTTGTAAAATCTATGAGAAGAGGCCCTACTGGAATCGGAATGACATTGGAGTCATTGCTTGGAATAAAAGAAAATAATATAAGCTTGCCAGATCTCGATGGAATCGAATTAAAAGCACATAGGGATAATTCTATGAATTTGATTACATTGTTTACCTTTAATAGGGGTGCGTGGATAATGAATCCTCTGGAAGCAGTAAGGAAATATGGAACTTTAGATAAAAACGGTAGATTAGGTTTATATTTCACGATGAATTTTACACCAAACAGTGCAGGGTTATATTTATTTGCAGACAATGAAGCAGTTTCTGTTAGGCATATCAATGGCGATGTTTTAGTAAAGTGGAATTTTAATGATTTGGAAGATCAATTCAAAAGGAAAGTGCCGGCATTAATTATAGCATATGCAAGAACAGAATACAGAGGAAATGATGAATATTTCCAATTTTATAAAGCTGTATTGTTAAAAGGAACAACAAAAGATATAATAAGGGAAAGCATTAAGAATAATATTATATTAATTGATTTAAGATTGCATGACAAAGGCACAATGGCAAGAAACCATGGAACAGGATTTAGGATATATGAAAAGAATCTACCATTGGTATTTTCAAATACAGAGGTGATAGCATAA
- a CDS encoding MFS transporter, producing the protein MKPASLLISISKAARSFIFSMMAIITPYYLQSMHISALYVGIIIFISLVSGSVFILLYSRVPFSAKNRVLLLSVLMVAALTVLVFVRNVVIFVVAVFIGGISLAGRDFSAYPPIEKFAISSFETIQKDKNEAFSVYNFGSYGSAAIASAFLYLDLRYSFQEIFEILLVLSILQLILYIFVKLPDYKRESVNLRLPKNVKAHVNTLSYLFAIDAFGGGFVTVSMLTLWFKAVYHISLSEAGFIFIIVNVLTALSILVSSKISGKIGLIKTMVFTHIVSNFFLILMPLVPNLYAAELFLYLRQTTSQMDVPARDSFTNTIIPPGDRIKTNSVFTTVRTLGHGPGPAIGGYLIEAGPPSLLFVAGGVKILYDLLLYYKYHWFKD; encoded by the coding sequence ATGAAGCCAGCCAGTTTGCTCATCTCGATCTCCAAGGCAGCTAGGTCGTTCATATTCTCAATGATGGCTATTATCACACCTTATTATCTTCAAAGTATGCACATATCCGCTTTATATGTAGGTATAATAATATTTATTAGTTTAGTGTCTGGTTCAGTTTTTATACTTCTCTATTCCCGAGTTCCATTTTCAGCGAAAAACAGAGTCTTGTTGCTATCAGTTCTTATGGTAGCGGCCCTAACCGTTCTAGTTTTCGTTAGGAATGTTGTAATATTTGTAGTGGCAGTCTTTATAGGTGGTATATCGCTCGCAGGCAGAGACTTTTCAGCATACCCGCCAATAGAGAAGTTCGCCATAAGCAGTTTCGAAACTATTCAGAAGGATAAAAATGAAGCCTTTTCAGTCTACAACTTTGGTTCATATGGAAGTGCAGCTATAGCTTCTGCCTTCCTTTATCTTGATTTACGTTATTCATTTCAAGAAATATTCGAGATACTTTTGGTACTCTCAATACTACAGCTGATCCTATACATATTCGTAAAGCTTCCGGATTATAAGAGAGAATCAGTAAATTTGCGCCTTCCAAAAAATGTGAAGGCTCACGTTAATACACTCTCATATCTTTTTGCAATAGATGCTTTTGGTGGCGGCTTCGTTACAGTATCAATGCTAACTCTCTGGTTCAAGGCAGTATACCACATCTCACTTTCTGAAGCCGGTTTCATATTCATAATAGTAAATGTGCTTACTGCACTCTCGATTCTCGTCTCCTCAAAAATATCAGGAAAAATTGGCCTAATAAAGACTATGGTTTTCACCCACATAGTAAGCAACTTTTTCCTTATACTTATGCCCCTTGTGCCAAATCTTTACGCAGCTGAACTCTTTCTATACTTGAGGCAGACTACTAGCCAAATGGACGTACCGGCAAGGGACAGCTTTACAAATACAATAATTCCTCCCGGGGATAGGATAAAGACAAACTCTGTCTTTACCACTGTAAGAACACTTGGGCATGGGCCTGGGCCAGCTATAGGTGGTTATCTTATAGAGGCTGGGCCTCCATCGTTACTCTTTGTGGCAGGTGGTGTAAAGATCCTTTATGATTTGTTGCTATACTATAAATACCACTGGTTCAAGGATTGA